Proteins encoded within one genomic window of Flavobacterium oreochromis:
- a CDS encoding porin, translating to MTVSAYGELYYSYDFSKPANHDKPNFVYSHKRHDEVNFNLLLLKLNYKDQNIRANLGLMGGNYATYNLSAEPTWAQFIYEANVGARLSKTSNLWLDAGVLPSHIGFGSAIGADCWTLTRSLITEGSPYYEAGVRLSYQSPNEKIYLAALYLNGWQRIKKPDFIQRPSFGGQITFKPNKKILFNYSNFIGTDQADSIKAIRTFHNLYMQYEPTTKFGLIAGFDIGSDKYDKTNYGTWYGPILMVKSQINRKITTAFRAEYYNDRKQIIVPTSTPNGFQVLGFSSNLDYDLTEKLKFRFEAKAYNSKDRIFNNDNNNYSVTTSLIFRT from the coding sequence ATGACAGTTAGTGCTTATGGAGAATTGTATTATAGTTACGATTTTTCTAAGCCTGCAAATCATGATAAACCTAATTTCGTATATAGTCATAAAAGACATGATGAAGTTAATTTTAACCTACTATTATTAAAACTAAATTACAAAGATCAGAACATCAGAGCTAATCTAGGACTAATGGGAGGGAATTACGCAACCTACAATTTGAGTGCTGAACCTACTTGGGCACAATTCATTTACGAAGCAAATGTAGGAGCAAGATTATCTAAAACAAGTAATTTGTGGTTAGATGCTGGTGTTTTGCCCTCCCACATAGGTTTTGGAAGTGCTATTGGAGCAGATTGTTGGACATTGACAAGAAGTTTGATTACAGAAGGATCTCCTTACTATGAAGCTGGAGTTAGGCTATCTTATCAATCACCAAATGAGAAAATTTATTTAGCTGCTTTATATTTAAATGGTTGGCAAAGAATTAAAAAACCAGATTTTATTCAAAGACCATCTTTTGGAGGGCAAATAACTTTTAAACCTAATAAGAAAATACTATTCAATTACAGTAATTTTATTGGTACTGATCAAGCAGACAGTATAAAAGCAATTAGAACCTTTCATAATTTATACATGCAATATGAACCAACTACTAAATTTGGGTTGATTGCTGGATTTGATATTGGATCAGATAAATATGATAAAACAAACTATGGAACTTGGTATGGGCCAATATTAATGGTGAAGAGTCAAATTAATAGAAAAATAACTACTGCATTTAGAGCGGAATATTATAATGATAGAAAGCAAATTATAGTTCCAACCAGTACACCAAATGGTTTTCAAGTGTTAGGATTTTCTTCTAATTTAGATTATGATCTTACTGAAAAACTCAAATTTCGATTTGAAGCTAAAGCATATAATTCAAAAGATCGTATATTTAATAATGATAATAATAACTATTCTGTAACGACAAGTTTAATATTCAGGACCTAA
- the greA gene encoding transcription elongation factor GreA, translating to MNKVSYYTAEGLKKLKEELEYLKSVERPKASEAIAEARDKGDLSENAEYDAAKEAQGLLEMKIAKMEELYANARLIDESQLDLSKVLVLSNVKIKNQANGMELTYQLVAESEADLKKNKISVTSPIGKGLLGKSVGEIAEIKVPNGVLKFEVLEITRD from the coding sequence ATGAATAAAGTATCTTATTATACAGCAGAAGGATTAAAAAAGTTAAAAGAAGAATTAGAATATTTAAAATCTGTAGAACGTCCAAAAGCATCTGAAGCTATTGCAGAGGCTCGTGATAAAGGTGATTTATCAGAAAATGCCGAATATGATGCTGCTAAAGAAGCACAAGGTCTTTTAGAGATGAAAATTGCAAAAATGGAAGAGCTATATGCAAATGCTCGCCTAATTGATGAATCTCAGTTAGATTTATCAAAAGTATTAGTTTTATCTAACGTTAAAATAAAAAACCAAGCTAATGGAATGGAGCTAACTTACCAGTTAGTTGCAGAAAGCGAGGCAGATTTAAAGAAAAATAAAATTTCTGTTACCTCCCCAATAGGAAAAGGTTTACTTGGAAAATCAGTAGGTGAGATTGCCGAGATCAAAGTACCAAATGGTGTTTTGAAATTTGAAGTTTTAGAAATTACTAGAGACTAA
- a CDS encoding M43 family zinc metalloprotease, with product MVKSINRKAEKNKSVLNGIITIPIVVHIIHSGQDVGQAPNIDDRQVLSQIEILNNDFREKINTPGYNNHPSGVDLEIQFALAQVDPVGNPTNGIERVYYNHSKWSEDDVNNIVKPETFWDTSLYLNVWVVDFEKSGLLGNAQFPSVANVPGLNQNGGPDDTDGIVINYLNFGSRENYPNGIYGGFSFDKGRTVTHEVGHWLGLRHIWGDAYCGDDFCADTPQAHNANLGCPKILNCLETGDEMVQNYMDYTDDACMNIFTQNQKDRIRTILENSPRRRTIVSSEKEKSILLLVNDAEVKIEKQFTGITNLCINEPRKISIINRGINDVNSTLIKYRFNEGTVKEINWKGTLTPNQYALISIPEIGVENDILNVEIVQINGVTDARGSNNFAKVKIINTAQAEAFFYDEVSFELQLDNKGSNITWGLSNSLGEILHSGGPYSDNDPALIQEKWTLRDKECYTFVIKDTNKDGLCCDNGEGYYKIGYKENIIIREGRFSESSIKGFRIKYLDDQIIIAPNPVHDQLYYLFGSKVGTSGIGKIFDLTGKLIKEFKVEKNVTNSEDVSYLSSGFYLFQIITESNSSSIIFVKK from the coding sequence ATGGTTAAATCCATTAATAGAAAGGCAGAAAAAAATAAATCAGTATTAAACGGAATTATTACAATCCCCATAGTTGTACATATTATACATTCTGGACAAGATGTAGGACAGGCTCCTAATATTGATGATCGACAAGTTCTTTCTCAAATAGAAATCTTAAATAACGATTTTAGGGAAAAAATAAATACACCAGGCTATAATAACCATCCTAGTGGAGTTGATTTAGAAATTCAATTTGCCTTAGCACAAGTAGATCCTGTAGGTAACCCAACCAATGGTATTGAGCGAGTATATTATAATCATTCAAAATGGTCTGAAGACGATGTTAATAATATTGTAAAACCAGAAACATTCTGGGATACATCATTATATTTAAATGTTTGGGTAGTTGATTTTGAAAAATCTGGATTGTTAGGAAATGCACAATTTCCAAGCGTAGCAAATGTACCAGGATTAAATCAAAATGGAGGTCCTGATGATACAGATGGAATTGTAATTAATTATTTAAATTTTGGTTCTAGAGAAAATTATCCCAATGGAATTTACGGAGGATTTTCCTTTGATAAAGGGAGAACTGTTACTCATGAAGTAGGACATTGGCTTGGATTAAGACATATATGGGGTGATGCCTATTGTGGAGATGATTTTTGTGCTGATACTCCACAAGCTCATAATGCCAATTTAGGATGCCCTAAAATTTTAAATTGCCTTGAGACAGGAGATGAAATGGTTCAGAATTATATGGATTATACAGATGATGCCTGTATGAATATTTTTACACAAAATCAGAAAGATAGAATTCGAACCATATTAGAAAACTCGCCTAGAAGAAGGACTATAGTAAGCTCAGAAAAAGAAAAATCTATATTATTATTGGTTAATGATGCTGAGGTAAAAATCGAAAAACAGTTCACAGGAATTACTAATTTATGTATTAATGAGCCTAGAAAAATATCAATAATTAATAGAGGAATTAATGATGTTAATAGCACTTTAATAAAGTATCGTTTTAATGAGGGGACTGTAAAAGAAATTAATTGGAAAGGAACATTAACACCTAATCAGTATGCCCTTATTTCTATTCCTGAAATAGGAGTTGAAAATGATATCTTAAACGTAGAGATAGTACAGATAAATGGGGTGACAGATGCCAGGGGCTCAAATAATTTTGCTAAAGTTAAAATTATTAATACAGCTCAAGCAGAAGCTTTCTTTTATGACGAAGTAAGCTTTGAGCTACAGTTAGATAACAAAGGATCAAATATTACATGGGGATTATCAAATAGCTTAGGTGAAATACTTCATTCTGGCGGACCTTATAGTGATAATGATCCAGCTCTTATTCAAGAAAAATGGACTTTACGTGATAAAGAATGTTATACTTTTGTTATAAAAGATACAAATAAAGATGGATTATGTTGTGATAATGGAGAGGGGTATTATAAAATAGGTTATAAAGAAAATATCATAATTAGAGAAGGAAGATTTTCAGAATCAAGTATAAAAGGATTTAGAATAAAATATTTAGATGACCAAATTATTATAGCACCTAACCCAGTTCATGATCAACTATACTATTTGTTTGGAAGTAAAGTAGGTACAAGTGGCATAGGCAAAATTTTTGACCTAACAGGTAAGCTAATAAAAGAATTCAAGGTAGAAAAGAACGTTACAAATTCAGAAGATGTTAGTTATCTATCATCTGGATTCTATTTGTTTCAAATAATAACAGAAAGTAATTCAAGTTCTATAATTTTTGTGAAAAAATAA
- a CDS encoding tRNA1(Val) (adenine(37)-N6)-methyltransferase has translation MFEFKQFRIKQDRCAMKVGTDGVLLGAWTPIFNNPYSILDIGSGTGLIALMLAQRSKAEQIDALEIDDDAYEQCVDNFEHSRWNDRLYCYHAGLDEFVDEVDEEYDLIVSNPPFYTTDYKSNEESRDRARFEDALPFEELIEAADFFLSDHGIFSLIIPFSEESKIKTLCLERSLYPLQITRVKGTPKSEIKRSLIAFTRIEQEPIIDELIIEYSRHNYTEKYSQLTQDFYLKM, from the coding sequence ATGTTTGAGTTTAAACAATTTAGGATTAAACAAGATCGTTGCGCTATGAAAGTAGGCACAGATGGCGTTTTATTAGGTGCTTGGACACCTATTTTCAACAACCCTTATTCTATTTTAGACATAGGTAGTGGCACTGGATTAATAGCCCTCATGTTAGCACAACGTTCAAAAGCAGAGCAAATAGACGCTCTAGAAATAGACGACGATGCTTATGAGCAATGTGTAGACAATTTCGAACATTCTCGTTGGAATGATCGCCTTTATTGCTATCATGCTGGACTAGATGAGTTTGTAGATGAAGTAGACGAAGAATATGACCTAATTGTATCAAACCCTCCATTCTATACTACTGATTATAAAAGCAATGAGGAGTCTCGCGACAGAGCTCGTTTTGAAGATGCTCTCCCTTTTGAGGAATTAATTGAAGCCGCTGATTTTTTTCTTTCAGATCATGGTATTTTCTCTCTTATTATTCCTTTTTCAGAAGAAAGTAAAATCAAAACTCTATGCTTAGAACGCTCATTATACCCCCTACAAATTACACGAGTAAAAGGAACTCCTAAATCCGAAATAAAAAGAAGTTTAATAGCTTTCACACGTATTGAACAAGAACCAATAATAGATGAATTAATAATAGAATATTCAAGGCATAATTACACTGAAAAATACAGTCAGTTAACTCAAGATTTCTATTTAAAAATGTAA
- the bioB gene encoding biotin synthase BioB, with the protein MSITRHNWTKEEIIEIYNQPLMDLLYHAATIHREYHDPNTVQVSTLLSIKTGGCPEDCGYCPQAARYHTDVEGNDLMSVSQVKAQALRAKESGSSRVCMGAAWRNVKDGPEFDQVLEMVRTINKLDMEVCCTLGMLTENQAQRLAEAGLYAYNHNLDTSEDYYKEVISTRGFEDRIKTIENVRKTNVTVCSGGIIGMGESIEDRAGMLVALSTLNPQPESVPINALVAVEGTPMENEKPVEIWEMIRMVATTRIVMPETQVRLSAGRTQMSREGQAMCFFAGANSIFAGDKLLTTPNPDVNEDMKMFDLLGLNPQKPFIKLMQPKTVEACDSEYESLGEKPKWSRPGHQIERNLAVSNKK; encoded by the coding sequence ATGAGTATTACAAGACATAATTGGACTAAAGAAGAAATTATCGAAATATACAATCAGCCTTTGATGGACTTACTTTATCATGCTGCTACTATTCATAGAGAGTATCATGATCCTAATACAGTTCAGGTTTCAACACTATTGTCAATAAAAACAGGTGGTTGTCCAGAAGATTGTGGTTATTGCCCTCAAGCAGCACGTTATCATACTGATGTTGAAGGTAATGATTTAATGAGTGTTAGTCAAGTAAAGGCACAGGCTTTAAGAGCAAAAGAATCCGGTTCCTCAAGAGTTTGTATGGGAGCAGCATGGAGAAATGTGAAAGATGGGCCTGAATTTGATCAAGTTTTAGAAATGGTGAGAACCATTAATAAATTAGATATGGAAGTTTGTTGTACATTAGGAATGCTTACCGAAAATCAAGCACAAAGATTAGCAGAAGCAGGTTTGTACGCATATAACCATAATTTAGATACTTCTGAAGATTATTATAAAGAAGTAATTTCAACACGTGGTTTCGAAGATCGTATTAAAACAATTGAAAATGTACGTAAAACAAATGTAACCGTTTGTAGCGGAGGGATTATAGGTATGGGAGAAAGTATAGAGGATAGAGCAGGAATGTTAGTTGCTCTGTCTACTTTAAATCCTCAGCCTGAATCAGTTCCTATTAATGCTTTAGTGGCAGTAGAAGGAACACCTATGGAAAATGAAAAACCAGTTGAAATTTGGGAAATGATCAGAATGGTGGCTACAACAAGAATTGTAATGCCAGAAACACAGGTTAGGCTTTCAGCAGGTAGAACCCAAATGTCAAGAGAAGGACAAGCTATGTGTTTCTTTGCTGGAGCAAATTCAATCTTTGCAGGTGATAAATTACTAACGACTCCTAATCCAGATGTAAATGAGGATATGAAGATGTTTGACTTGTTAGGATTAAATCCTCAAAAACCTTTTATCAAACTAATGCAACCCAAGACAGTGGAGGCATGTGATTCTGAATATGAATCTTTAGGAGAAAAACCTAAATGGTCTAGACCAGGACACCAAATAGAACGTAATTTGGCAGTTTCAAATAAGAAATAA
- the recA gene encoding recombinase RecA produces MSSEKEAKLKALQLTLDKLDKAYGKGTVMKMGDKAIEEVEVISSGSLGVDLALGVGGYPKGRIIEIFGPESSGKTTLTLHAIAEAQKAGGIAAFIDAEHAFDRFYAEKLGIDIDNLIISQPDNGEQALEIAESLIRSGAVDIVVIDSVAALTPKSEIEGDMGDSKMGLHARLMSQALRKLTATISKTNCTVFFINQLRDKIGVMFGNPETTTGGNALKFYASVRLDIRRSSQIKDGENVLGNRTKVKIVKNKVAPPFKTAEFDIMYGEGVSKTGEILDLAVEFEVIKKSGSWFSYGETKLGQGRDSVKSLIKDNPELAEELEIKIKELIKNLEN; encoded by the coding sequence ATGAGTTCAGAAAAAGAAGCTAAACTAAAAGCTTTACAGCTTACTTTAGATAAATTAGATAAAGCATACGGGAAAGGTACCGTGATGAAAATGGGAGACAAAGCAATAGAAGAAGTAGAAGTTATTTCTTCAGGGTCTCTTGGAGTTGATCTTGCTTTAGGAGTTGGTGGTTACCCAAAAGGGCGTATCATTGAAATATTTGGACCTGAATCATCAGGTAAAACTACCCTTACACTACATGCTATAGCAGAAGCTCAAAAGGCTGGCGGAATTGCTGCTTTTATAGATGCAGAACATGCTTTTGATCGTTTTTATGCCGAAAAATTAGGGATAGATATTGATAACCTGATCATTTCACAACCTGATAATGGTGAGCAAGCCTTAGAAATTGCAGAAAGTTTAATTCGATCTGGAGCTGTAGATATTGTAGTAATAGACTCTGTTGCCGCACTTACTCCCAAAAGTGAAATTGAAGGAGATATGGGCGATTCTAAGATGGGATTACATGCCCGTCTAATGTCACAAGCATTACGTAAATTAACAGCTACTATTAGCAAAACTAATTGTACTGTATTTTTCATCAATCAGCTTCGCGATAAGATAGGTGTAATGTTTGGAAATCCTGAAACAACTACAGGTGGTAATGCGCTTAAATTCTATGCGTCAGTACGTCTAGATATTCGTCGTTCTTCGCAAATTAAAGATGGTGAAAATGTATTAGGTAATAGAACTAAAGTTAAAATAGTTAAAAATAAAGTGGCTCCTCCTTTTAAAACTGCAGAATTTGATATTATGTATGGAGAAGGAGTTTCAAAAACAGGAGAAATACTAGATTTAGCTGTTGAATTTGAAGTTATAAAAAAATCAGGTTCTTGGTTTAGTTATGGTGAAACAAAACTTGGCCAAGGACGTGATTCTGTAAAATCTTTAATAAAGGATAATCCAGAATTAGCGGAAGAATTGGAAATCAAAATAAAAGAGCTAATTAAGAACTTAGAAAATTAA
- a CDS encoding bifunctional riboflavin kinase/FAD synthetase — protein sequence MKVISDLSNVQFSKRTIVTIGTFDGVHLGHQKIIKKLQSNANEFNETVVITFTNHPRTFLKTDSPVKLLSTNAEKIELLEKLEVDNLLFLEFNEALSNLSGEEFVKNILVDKLNIQKIIIGYDHKFGKNRSSDIHDLIRFGGKYNFDVEQISAEELNEITISSTKIRQFIKEGSISLANQYLGNPYSFRGKVVKGNQIGRTIDFPTANIEIDSPLKLLPKGGVYVVEVLLKNNLYKGMMNIGNRPTINGQFLTIEIHLFDCDFEFYDENLTVILYHYLREEQKFDSLHALKKQLEEDKQQAILKKN from the coding sequence GTGAAAGTAATTAGCGATTTATCAAATGTTCAATTTTCTAAAAGAACTATTGTAACTATAGGAACTTTTGATGGGGTGCATTTAGGGCATCAAAAAATTATTAAGAAATTACAATCAAATGCTAATGAATTTAATGAAACCGTTGTAATTACTTTTACAAATCATCCAAGAACTTTTCTTAAAACAGATTCTCCTGTTAAACTACTAAGTACCAATGCAGAAAAAATTGAATTGTTAGAAAAATTAGAAGTAGATAACTTATTGTTTCTAGAATTTAATGAAGCGTTATCCAATTTATCTGGAGAAGAGTTTGTTAAAAATATCCTAGTTGATAAATTAAATATTCAAAAAATTATTATAGGGTACGATCATAAATTTGGTAAGAATCGCTCTTCAGATATTCATGATTTAATTCGATTTGGTGGGAAATATAATTTCGATGTAGAACAAATATCAGCAGAGGAATTAAATGAAATAACCATTAGTTCTACTAAAATAAGACAATTTATAAAAGAAGGTTCTATATCATTAGCTAATCAATACCTTGGAAATCCATATAGCTTTAGAGGAAAGGTCGTTAAAGGAAATCAAATAGGAAGAACTATAGATTTTCCTACTGCTAATATTGAAATAGATTCTCCTTTAAAATTACTTCCTAAAGGAGGTGTGTATGTCGTAGAAGTACTTCTGAAAAATAATCTTTATAAAGGAATGATGAATATTGGAAATCGACCTACGATTAATGGACAATTTCTTACTATAGAAATACATTTGTTTGACTGTGATTTTGAGTTTTATGACGAAAACTTAACCGTTATTTTATATCATTATCTTAGAGAAGAACAAAAATTTGACTCATTACACGCCCTTAAAAAGCAATTAGAAGAAGATAAACAACAAGCTATTCTTAAAAAAAATTAA
- a CDS encoding Rieske (2Fe-2S) protein, with protein MKKYFLIIILIFVFACDKNNVVNNTNPYLGNNNFSIDINLSLPSYNKLNYPGAPLLITIPGVGIQGVIVMRTGASGDFVAWEASCPIQYPTNCSKLTIKGINAQCTCDNNEFNLYTGDGGKQYPLKRYNVENLNGVLRIYN; from the coding sequence ATGAAAAAATATTTTTTAATAATTATTTTAATCTTTGTTTTTGCATGTGATAAGAACAATGTTGTTAATAATACAAATCCTTATTTAGGGAACAATAATTTTTCAATAGATATAAACCTTTCTTTGCCTTCTTATAATAAGCTTAATTATCCAGGTGCTCCTTTGCTTATCACTATTCCTGGAGTTGGTATTCAAGGTGTTATTGTTATGAGAACAGGTGCGTCAGGAGATTTTGTTGCTTGGGAAGCAAGTTGTCCTATTCAGTATCCAACCAATTGTTCAAAATTAACTATAAAAGGAATTAATGCACAATGTACGTGTGATAATAATGAGTTTAATTTGTATACAGGAGATGGAGGTAAACAATATCCTCTGAAAAGATATAATGTTGAAAATTTAAACGGAGTACTTAGAATTTATAATTAA